From the genome of Vanessa tameamea isolate UH-Manoa-2023 chromosome 16, ilVanTame1 primary haplotype, whole genome shotgun sequence, one region includes:
- the LOC113394209 gene encoding protein virilizer isoform X1 has translation MTAEQPDLLFFDTFSHDTSEELNLDLVQFPKSVYVREIRIIPLGARVEGDFPGGVRLGATNPTKFHIDFFVNDLSKPGASTFEALGSLDYCQNGQIHMECGADVEQPRIPTDGLVLRGWYTTITLAVYGNLTQVLPDAPISVNPPPNVQRPVSREVSALPANVPQSSDWNQEPTNPIPAYTSNVAPSNPETYGGASYPENYDSQLYRNEYYENEGPKDPRTYHHMEDNEWEKDRRDLSCEREGDRLRHSPRSMELDRERDRRDGRSRRRSIDRGRSRESSRHRDRSRELDRIHSRSRSRDRDYVVKGEYRPLSRSRSRSIDRDRDWDRSSYKKDDYRRHRETSYDRSRGGSYEPRSPYDKRPPSYERKLAYDKCGPYEKRLSPYDKRSSSYERRAPSYDKQTPYDRKRHSPYSRMRGSSYGSRSPSRDDPRKRPRTPPGESRRPMSPREGETNSPINSVRSEDGPDYDRSGKQIPRIDFYHQSYRHKTSIRSPSQEVDNAYVEPQHSSLVTVPIVDTSAPKGIDSPLRNLDDDRSMDAEPFEPILSDEDICDDLDANSYMEVEYDINEYCGVDDIIKYFNPFKAEWEKYEHVNKITKLANVKRDDVKDVMSATFSELCEASADLFKISEITSAAKKREQKFFSNTFMEIDNSSREDWVHQCEQLFVPLTNICKQTDLILRIFRMYNRSETSDEFADVYNLLVTFCRIGLNFDFALAQQQPTYKIRHMKCGIRLAETLMTHQHNGQVMKMLLNTGINIPMQLLQMYAKEYMALSIRLMILKSLNACLSSKEAIDHFMQNSMYPKFDKNETDSTRKPMNGYQALLAMMQANPLGRVKFALSALLKKLNIYEALSKLHDLVMKFNNAAAENNQPEDIELSENEINFIVDSFEEILYMYRSQCFHLSQPKRFLPVSAQFDISKECSNEILLQFFDIHRILEVCLYLLTCPTTSNNLVITSPIYDLVFELVNSYNGLKFLYKNMEMSELLFKILEHPYGQQNAEETAYPHDSTLSNYSDLQIVGLELAYRLKAMYYLQSISDLQAGKMDENELIDRLQSLYCLSFGSIGKTAVPNVIVMGENPECLMEVFENDLKGKGKADSPSKQKSPAKGYAIELIVSAVRYAANVPFLKKYGQRLINVSKEHDRFEPSVSSVLQEVIPYLKPVEKPTVLSGEDLAECVEILKASLEHSADLPGELMTCLRILRHFCISDYEQNVSVVCESPIEEYVELKYKYNVLQLFSLDGVAHISGILDRLATHFDQPSMHTSFFTSVRGLQLAQMLLPCLRLLDEMLARVVRCRGPRFRDLTAAPIILKTYGIAKTFPVGCIGYRTAAKAAEAAVRALLAYAQPIADDANDGDSIRRGPWTSLCSEVISYIMTAPYTFVPGLLIFSELLPLPLPMQTKTAPSDRELADAANERRMWSAHLHALSNDLTDMIQIICMSIYRPVVHMLRRVCVQIADLAPNTAATVARAAVGAVMREMKEGEPANASVARVLGFLACLVSHAPVKCAVLFTMSSGTQKSNDIQTALCNILALPNLSHEHSTAQEYAAHALAAFCDVEVTLTPVSGATDVVLANSLPTKESLATFLDATADCLQSANKTCAVASSVLRAYFVLTEHEFGFLQFRKFVAKRREALGKYFRWALEGSGEDKTECLNLYIDLIRILKVEEGEGPLGRKSTLTVAEMADMVGYSCSDEDHPVLSLDKIMKERNFDEDAVANASFLMTHLQKLNEADEAPGEAAEPAPAAPEPLVAQFAARQIYCIGDANDERLTTGYWLNVPAASGDDVNDNELMACDIVDVAKAQLSGGAEALAAAVRRLAGCLDARPEALPADDKRPAVALSRLRAEGGADAFRSRPPNTSRPPSLHVDDFTALHQPYSLPLARGARRGAGGERGRFGAPAHARQPRGRGAWELGGQHFGHFSPTAQYMMGEPPLLYSHTYTVLLRQESEEFLLAMLYNVFETVLD, from the exons atgaccGCCGAACAACCGGACCTTTTATTTTTCGACACCTTTTCTCACGATACGAGTGAG gAATTAAACTTAGATTTGGTTCAGTTTCCAAAGTCAGTGTATGTCCGAGAAATACGTATTATTCCTCTGGGGGCTCGAGTCGAAGGTGATTTTCCTGGTGGAGTAAGACTTGGGGCTACAAACCCTACAAAATTCCACATTGACTTCTTTGTAAATGACTTAAGTAAACCAGGTGCTTCTACATTCGAAGCCCTAGGAAGTCTGGACTACTGTCAGAATGGTCAAATACACATGGAATGTGGAGCTGATGTAGAACAACCAAGAATTCCGACTGATGGACTAGTACTAAGAG GTTGGTATACAACAATCACTTTGGCCGTTTATGGTAACTTGACTCAAGTTCTACCTGATGCTCCAATAAGTGTAAATCCGCCTCCAAATGTTCAGAGACCTGTGTCTCGTGAAGTAAGTGCTCTACCTGCTAACGTACCACAGTCATCTGATTGGAATCAAGAACCTACCAACCCGATACCAGCTTACACTAGCAATGTTGCGCCTAGTAATCCTGAAACTTATGGTGGTGCCAGTTACCCAGAAAACTACGACAGCCAATTGTACAGGAATGAATATTACGAGAATGAAGGTCCAAAAGATCCTAGGACATACCATCATATGGAGGATAATGAATGGGAGAAAGATAGGAGAGACTTAAGTTGTGAAAGAGAAGGCGACAGGTTGCGTCATAGCCCTCGTTCTATGGAATTAGACAGAGAAAGAGATAGACGCGATGGTAGAAGTCGCAGGCGTTCAATAGATAGAGGCAGGAGCCGTGAATCATCTCGACATCGCGATAGAAGTAGGGAATTGGATAGAATTCATTCCAGATCACGAAGTCGGGATAGGGATTACGTAGTAAAGGGTGAATATCGACCATTGAGCCGATCTAGATCTCGTAGTATCGACCGTGATCGCGACTGGGATAGAAGCTCCTATAAGAAGGATGATTATCGGCGTCATCGTGAGACTTCGTACGATCGTTCACGGGGTGGGTCGTATGAACCACGCTCACCATACGATAAAAGGCCACCGTCCTACGAACGCAAACTCGCGTATGACAAATGTGGCCCTTACGAAAAAAGACTATCACCTTATGACAAAAGAAGTTCTTCTTATGAACGACGCGCTCCTTCATACGACAAACAAACACCATATGATAGAAAGAGACATTCACCGTACAGTCGCATGCGAGGCTCTAGCTACGGCAGTAGATCTCCGAGTCGAGATGACCCTAGGAAAAGACCCAGAACACCACCCGGTGAGAGTAGACGACCGATGTCTCCAAGAGAAGGTGAAACAAACAGCCCTATAAATTCTGTGCGATCAGAGGATGGTCCTGACTATGATAGAAGTGGGAAACAAATTCCTCGTATAGATTTCTATCATCAAAGTTATAGACATAAAACTTCGATTAGAAGCCCCTCCCAAGAAGTGGACAACGCATATGTAGAACCTCAACATTCCAGTTTAGTAACTGTACCAATTGTTGACACAAGTGCTCCTAAAGGTATAGATTCCCCATTGAGGAATCTCGATGATGATAGATCAATGGACGCTGAGCCATTTGAGCCCATATTATCTGATGAGGATATCTGTGATGATTTAGATGCTAATTCTTATATGGAGGTGGAATACGATATCAACGAATATTGCGGCGTCGATGATATCATCAAATACTTTAACCCATTCAAAGCAGAATGGGAAAAATATGAAcacgttaataaaataactaaactgGCGAACGTTAAGAGGGATGACGTGAAAGATGTTATGAGTGCGACTTTCAGTGAGTTGTGTGAAGCTAGCgcggatttatttaaaatatcagaaataaCATCAGCCGCTAAAAAGCGTGAACAAAAGTTTTTCTCAAACACATTCATGGAAATTGACAACTCTTCAAGAGAAGATTGGGTTCACCAGTGCGAACAGTTATTCGTTCCTCTAACAAATATCTGCAAACAAACCGATTTAATTCTTAGAATATTCCGCATGTATAACAGATCAGAAACGTCTGATGAGTTTGCCGATGTTTACAATCTTCTGGTGACTTTCTGCAGGATCGGATTAAACTTCGATTTTGCTCTAGCACAACAGCAGCCAACATATAAGATACGACATATGAAGTGTGGCATTCGTCTAGCTGAAACGTTGATGACTCATCAACATAATGGACAAGTCATGAAAATGCTACTAAATACTGGCATAAATATACCAATGCAACTACTACAGATGTACGCTAAGGAATATATGGCTCTGAGTATACGCTTGATGATTCTGAAATCTTTAAACGCGTGTCTATCATCGAAAGAAGCAATTGATCATTTTATGCAAAATTCGATGTAtcctaaatttgataaaaatgaaaCCGACAGTACCAGAAAACCTATGAACGGATATCAAGCCTTATTAGCTATGATGCAAGCCAACCCACTGGGGCGAGTGAAATTTGCTCTGAGTGCGCTTttgaaaaaacttaatatatatgaaGCGTTAAGTAAGCTTCACGATTTAGTTATGAAGTTTAATAACGCTGCAGCTGAAAATAATCAGCCAGAAGATATCGAATTAtcagaaaatgaaataaactttattgtagATTCTTTCGAAGAAATACTTTACATGTACCGGTCACAATGTTTCCACCTCTCTCAACCGAAACGATTTCTCCCAGTCTCTGCACAGTTCGATATAAGTAAGGAATGCTCCAACGAAATACTTCTTCAGTTCTTTGATATTCATCGCATTTTGGAAGTTTGTCTTTATTTGCTAACGTGTCCGACAACATCAAATAATTTGGTCATTACCAGTCCTATATACGATCTCGTTTTTGAACTCGTAAATTCATATAATGGTCTTAAATTTCTGTACAAAAATATGGAAATGAGTGAGCTACTTTTTAAGATATTAGAGCACCCTTATGGGCAGCAAAACGCTGAAGAGACAGCTTATCCGCATGACAGTACTCTTAGTAATTACAGTGATTTACAAATTGTCGGCTTAGAACTCGCTTATAGATTGAAAGCCATGTACTATTTGCAATCCATTAGTGACTTGCAAGCGGGAAAGATGGACGAAAATGAACTCATTGACAGATTGCAATCGTTATACTGCCTCAGCTTTGGTAGTATTGGTAAAACCGCTGTTCCGAATGTCATTGTTATGGGCGAGAATCCAGAGTGTCTCATGGAGGTGTTCGAGAACGATTTGAAAGGCAAGGGTAAAGCTGATTCGCCTTCTAAACAAAAATCACCGGCAAAGGGTTATGCTATAGAGTTAATTGTCTCGGCAGTTAGATACGCAGCcaatgttccatttttaaagaaatatggcCAAAGATTGATCAACGTTTCGAAAGAGCATGATAGATTTGAGCCAAGCGTTTCAAGCGTTTTACAAGAAGTCATACCGTATCTCAAACCCGTGGAGAAACCTACTGTTCTCTCGGGCGAGGACTTAGCCGAATGTGTCGAGATTTTAAAAGCGAGTCTAGAACATTCGGCAGATTTGCCCGGCGAGTTAATGACCTGCTTGCGAATATTACGTCATTTCTGTATTTCTGATTATGAACAAAACGTATCAGTAGTATGTGAATCTCCTATTGAAGAATATGTGGAGCTTAAATATAAGTACAACGTATTACAACTGTTTTCTTTGGATGGCGTTGCACACATTTCCGGCATACTGGACCGCTTGGCAACTCATTTTGATCAACCGAGTATGCATACTTCATTTTTCACCTCGGTGCGGGGACTTCAATTAGCTCAAATGCTGCTCCCTTGTCTCAGACTACTCGATGAAATGTTAGCGAGAGTCGTCCGCTGTCGAGGTCCTAGGTTTAGAGATCTGACAGCGGCGCcgataatattgaaaacatatgGGATTGCGAAAACATTTCCAGTGGGGTGCATTGGGTATAGAACTGCGGCAAAAGCGGCCGAGGCTGCCGTGAGAGCGTTACTCGCTTACGCACAACCGATAGCCGATGATGCAAACGATGGAGACTCAATACGTCGTGGACCGTGGACTTCTCTTTGCTCTGAAGTTATTTCCTATATAATGACGGCTCCCTATACATTTGTTCCCGGTCTATTGATATTTTCTGAACTTTTACCTCTGCCATTACCGATGCAAACTAAGACCGCACCATCTGATCGAGAATTAGCCGACGCAGCGAATGAGAGACGCATGTGGTCCGCCCATTTGCATGCATTATCGAATGATTTAACCGACATGATACAAATTATATGCATGTCGATATATCGACCGGTCGTTCATATGCTCCGTCGAGTTTGCGTGCAGATTGCAGATCTTGCTCCGAACACCGCGGCTACGGTCGCTCGGGCGGCTGTCGGAGCAGTCATGAGAGAGATGAAAGAAGGGGAGCCCGCTAACGCGAGTGTGGCTCGAGTACTTGGGTTTCTAGCTTGCTTGGTTTCTCATGCTCCCGTTAAATGTGCTGTTTTGTTCACTATGAGCAGTGGAACTCAAAAGTCAAACGATATACAAACGGCTCTTTGCAATATACTTGCACTGCCCAATTTGTCACATGAGCATTCAACGGCTCAAGAATACGCCGCACATGCTTTAGCCGCTTTTTGTGACGTGGAGGTGACGCTGACGCCAGTCAGTGGAGCCACGGATGTCGTATTGGCTAATTCTTTGCCCACTAAAGAATCCCTGGCCACTTTCCTCGACGCTACGGCGGACTGTCTTCAATCAGCGAATAAAACTTGCGCCGTGGCATCTTCGGTGTTGAGAGCCTACTTCGTGTTAACGGAACATGAATTTGGGTTCTTACAATTTAGAAAGTTTGTAGCGAAGAGACGTGAGGCTCTGGGAAAATATTTCAGATGGGCCTTAGAGGGCTCGGGCGAGGACAAGACGGAATGTCTGAATCTATACATAGACttgataagaattttaaaagtcGAAGAGGGAGAGGGTCCGCTCGGAAGGAAGAGCACTCTAACTGTCGCCGAAATGGCGGATATGGTAGGCTACTCCTGCTCCGATGAGGATCATCCGGTTTTGTCTCTGGATAAAATAATGAAG GAACGAAACTTCGACGAGGACGCGGTCGCAAACGCGAGCTTCCTCATGACTCACTTGCAAAAACTCAACGAAGCCGACGAGGCCCCCGGCGAGGCGGCGGAGCCCGCGCCGGCCGCCCCCGAGCCCCTCGTGGCGCAGTTCGCGGCGCGACAGATATACTGCATCGGAGACGCCAACGACGAGCGCCTCACCACCGGCTACTGGCTCAACGTGCCGGCCGCCAGCGGGGACGACGTCAACGACAACGAACTG ATGGCGTGCGACATCGTGGACGTGGCGAAGGCGCAGCTGTCGGGCGGCGCGGAGGCGCTGGCGGCGGCCGTGCGGCGCCTGGCGGGCTGCCTCGACGCGCGCCCCGAGGCGCTGCCCGCCGACGACAAGCGGCCCGCCG TGGCGCTGAGCCGGCTGCGCGCGGAGGGCGGCGCCGACGCGTTCCGCTCGCGCCCCCCCAACACGTCGCGCCCCCCCTCGCTGCACGTGGACGACTTCACCGCGCTGCACCAGCCCTACTCGCTGCCGCTCGCACG aggcgcgcggcgcggcgcgggcggcgagCGCGGCCGCTTCGGCGCACCCGCACACGCGCGGCAGCC CAGAGGTCGCGGCGCGTGGGAGCTGGGCGGCCAGCACTTCGGGCACTTCTCGCCCACCGCGCAGTACATGATGGGTGAGCCGCCCCTACTTTATTCACACACGTACACTGTACTCCTAAGGCAGGAGTCGGAGGAATTTCTGTTAGCtatgttatataatgtatttgaaacagttcttgattaa